From one Rosa rugosa chromosome 4, drRosRugo1.1, whole genome shotgun sequence genomic stretch:
- the LOC133743841 gene encoding uncharacterized protein LOC133743841 yields MVLWEITLGTAYFLGLRRTYRLALRMQRRIISPKHPKIRQFAHRRTRAVFDAAVSVHKNIQQRDIDLGRNLGNWILRWLDRMKPSANIRGSSEQLKHFKNGASSGMSMTKQVNSSHLKTPGSTQIRKQESDRHMFSSMTNALPKTLPSISMMMRARQTSGTMTQYRNLFTNRPEALRSDYTRGGFGGIIRKDIMQWMQQN; encoded by the exons atggtgCTATGGGAGATCACATTGGGAACCGCCTATTTCCTGGGTCTTAGACGAACCTATAGACTCGCCCTGAGGATGCAGCGCCGCATCATCAGCCCGAAGCACCCCAAGATCCGTCAATTTGCTCACAG GCGAACGCGTGCCGTTTTTGACGCCGCGGTGAGTGTTCACAAGAACATACAGCAAAGAGACATAGACTTGGGTCGGAACCTTGGGAACTGGATCCTGCGTTGGCTTGATCGGATGAAACCTTCAGCTAATATTCGAGGTTCGTCTGAGCAACTCAAACACTTTAAAAATGGTGCTAGCTCGGGCATGAGCATGACAAAGCAGGTAAACTCATCCCACCTGAAAACTCCAGGTAGCACCCAGATCAGAAAGCAGGAATCTGATAGGCATATGTTTTCATCTATGACAAATGCGCTGCCCAAAACCCTCCCTTCGATTTCCATGATGATGAGAGCAAGACAGACTTCTGGGACTATGACCCAGTATAGGAACTTATTCACTAACAGACCTGAAGCATTGAGGTCGGATTACACCCGAGGTGGCTTTGGGGGAATTATACGTAAGGATATAATGCAGTGGATGCAGCAAAATTGA
- the LOC133743935 gene encoding uncharacterized protein LOC133743935 produces the protein MQRQSLGSPVSKLHQAHGGDDTLIHDDKRSKDILAFSVSSSSSSSPDFDDNKATKPHRLSSPPPTTPDKVIHLIPILTVLCFLILFLFSHTPSQSDLAQFNGFTRLSAPKRVDSVNEEIGDIRRFIDIRKSDVLAVRSLRDLGSETRKLTPRSRSHRKIADF, from the exons atgCAAAGGCAGTCCCTGGGCTCACCGGTCTCCAAGCTCCACCAGGCCCACGGCGGCGACGACACTCTGATCCACGACGACAAGCGCTCCAAGGACATTTTAGCCTTTtccgtctcctcctcctcctcctcttctccaGACTTCGACGACAACAAAGCAACAAAGCCTCACCGACTGTCCTCACCGCCTCCCACCACTCCCGACAAAGTCATCCACCTCATCCCTATCCTCACCGTTCTCTGCTTCctcatcctcttcctcttctcccaCACACCCTCCCAGTCAG ATTTGGCTCAGTTCAATGGATTCACTAGACTATCCGCGCCCAAGCGCGTAG acTCTGTTAACGAAGAAATCGGCGACATCCGGCGATTCATCGACATCCGGAAAAGCGATGTGTTGGCGGTCCGGAGCCTGAGGGACTTAGGATCCGAAACCCGGAAACTCACCCCGAGATCTCGCTCCCACAGAAAAATCGCCGATTTCTAA
- the LOC133745394 gene encoding binding partner of ACD11 1-like: MSVNTIKVSNLSLGASERDIKEFFSFSGDIAYVEMQSDTERSQIAYVTFKDLQGAETAVLLSGATIVDMSVTITLAPEYELPPAAIAPSVTDKAPGGAESAFRKAEDVVSSMLAKGFILGKDAVNKAKGLDEKHQLTSTASEKVASFDKKIGLTEKISVGTSVVSEKVREVDQKFQVSEKTKSAFAAAEQTVSNAGSAIMKNRYVFTSAAWVSGAFNKVAKAAGDVGQKTKEKVGMVEEEKNRKIEDDYAQVLSESPKATGPSEHEPVEGLIL, from the exons GTAAACACCATCAAGGTCAGCAACCTTTCCTTGGGTGCAAGTGAGAGAGACATCAaggagttcttttccttttcggGCGATATCGCATATGTGGAAATGCAGAG TGACACTGAGCGGTCCCAAATTGCATATGTTACCTTCAAGGATCTACAAGGAGCAGAGACTGCTGTGCTTCTTTCG GGAGCTACAATAGTCGATATGTCTGTAACCATAACTCTCGCTCCAGAATACGAGTTGCCACCTGCTGCAATAGCACCTTCT GTAACTGATAAAGCCCCTGGTGGTGCTGAATCTGCATTTCGGAAGGCAGAGGATGTTGTTAGCAGCATGCTTGCAAAGGGCTTTATCTTGGGGAAAGATGCAGTCAACAAGGCAAAGGGCCTTGATGAGAAACACCAGTTGACCTCAACAGCTTCAGAAAAGGTTGCTTCTTTTGACAAAAAGATTGGGCTTACTGAGAAAATAAGTGTTGGTACTTCTGTGGTGAGTGAAAAAGTTCGCGAAGTGGATCAGAAATTCCAGGTCTCTGAGAAAACCAAGTCAGCTTTTGCTGCTGCTGAGCAGACAGTTAGCAATGCTGGATCTGCCATTATGAAGAACCGATATGTGTTTACTTCAGCTGCATGGGTTTCGGGTGCTTTCAACAAGGTTGCAAAGGCAGCTGGTGATGTTGGTcagaagacaaaagaaaaagttgGAATGGTGGAAGaggaaaagaacagaaaaatcGAGGATGACTATGCTCAAGTTCTGTCTGAGTCTCCAAAAGCAACTGGACCAAGTGAGCATGAACCTGTGGAAGGTTTGATCCTTTGA